In Cydia splendana chromosome 3, ilCydSple1.2, whole genome shotgun sequence, one DNA window encodes the following:
- the LOC134806799 gene encoding neurogenic protein mastermind-like yields MLQPMEDMILPPKRQAVVDRLRRRIDAYRRRQNECVPRFDQSFTGACEQQNLETSALQKRFLEGKAKRQAKKSDRKPDLPAISGNLHSSVHVQQKFGCGDYEPPAKLQCTGIGGAGEALTKFSVEIVQQLEFTTSTADSQPQQISTNVTVKALANAVKTSNSPPPQAPPRVPTPLDCDRECKAECKSEVAEDEFVGLDECAAALERDAASAFPGLAELIGEDDGDDTFEDLITEIAEYPEFMKDFDLDGSRFNGLGSMEPPEGEPAPRYGGTSGEMSPAAQTLKHMAEQHQQAAGGDWRYRGYSAGGGPSAGPGAGGYRPRPSLDHLHMSQHQQLHLSQPHHNLQVSAAQHMQVSGAGSGHVSVAAQQGMYANFQHQQPTSQHHQGGGNESYSMSQSQSMNFSQAMRPRPAHPAQSAAPPQQGPQAPMGVAAAGISREQQAKMLQQQQQHMLRAQQQQMRPPPPEYKARFSGPGPLAPGAGVGGPAAAARRPAPPRAYAPHLPRQYSPEWRHAMLQQHQRQQLHHQGGGFGMGGMGGVGGMGGMGGAAGAGSAAQQQMQLQHSRMQQQLLQQQQQQRASNQQAPMSHLIMQQNQMMNVQGQMSNIHMNQSQSMSMQSGGMAGMGSHGAHGAHSSHGAHGSHGSHGSHGSHGSHGGMLAGALQQFPALHGSGSFSGATADFNLDFLDNMPSSDAGSLTAQELLNSLDNSLFNDIL; encoded by the exons aCGAAGAATCGACGCATATCGTCGGCGACAGAACGAGTGCGTCCCTCGCTTTGACCAGTCATTCACGGGCGCCTGCGAGCAGCAGAATCTCGAGACGAGCGCGCTGCAGAAGCGTTTCCTCGAGGGCAAGGCCAAGAGGCAGGCCAAGAAGAGCGACCGCAAGCCCGACCTGCCCGCTATCAGCGGGAACCTGCATAGTAGCGTGCATGTG CAACAAAAATTCGGTTGCGGCGATTACGAGCCGCCGGCGAAATTGCAATGCACCGGTATCGGCGGCGCCGGCGAGGCGCTCACCAAGTTCTCGGTGGAGATCGTGCAGCAGCTCGAGTTCACCACCTCCACCGCCGACTCGCAGCCGCAGCAAATCTCCACCAACGTGACGGTCAAGGCCCTCGCCAACGCCGTTAAGACGTCCAATTCGCCGCCCCCGCAGGCCCCGCCGCGCGTGCCCACGCCGCTCGACTGCGACCGCGAGTGCAAAGCCGAGTGCAAATCAGAAGTCGCCGAGGATGAATTCGTCGGCCTAGACGAATGCGCTGCAGCGTTAGAGCGCGATGCCGCATCCGCGTTCCCCGGGCTGGCCGAGCTGATCGGGGAAGACGACGGCGACGATACTTTCGAAGATCTCATTACTGAAATTGCCGAGTATCCAGAGTTTATGAAAGATTTCGATCTGGACGGGAGCAGATTCAACGGGCTAGGCAGCATGGAACCTCCGGAAGGCGAGCCCGCGCCGCGGTACGGCGGCACGAGCGGCGAGATGTCGCCCGCCGCGCAGACGCTAAAGCACATGGCGGAGCAGCACCAGCAGGCGGCGGGCGGCGACTGGCGCTACCGCGGGTACAGCGCGGGCGGCGGCCCGAGCGCCGGCCCCGGCGCCGGCGGCTACCGCCCGCGACCTTCGCTCGACCACCTACACATGTCTCAGCATCAGCAGCTTCATCTCTCGCAACCTCATCATAATCTTCAG GTGTCCGCGGCTCAGCACATGCAGGTGAGCGGCGCGGGCAGCGGGCACGTGTCCGTGGCGGCGCAGCAGGGCATGTACGCCAACTTCCAACACCAACAGCCAACCTCGCAGCACCACCAAG GCGGTGGAAACGAGTCATACTCGATGTCACAGTCGCAGAGCATGAACTTCTCGCAGGCGATGCGGCCGCGGCCCGCGCACCCCGCGCAgtccgccgcgccgccgcagcAAGGGCCGCAGGCGCCTATGG GCGTAGCCGCGGCGGGTATCTCTCGCGAGCAGCAAGCGAAGATGCTGCAGCAACAACAGCAGCACATGCTGCGCGCGCAGCAGCAGCAGAtgcggccgccgccgcccgagTACAAGGCGCGCTTCTCGGGCCCCGGGCCCCTGGCGCCGGGCGCGGGTGTGGGCGGgcccgcggcggcggcgcgccggcccgcgccgccgcgcgcctACGCGCCGCACCTGCCGCGCCAGTACTCGCCCGAGTGGCGCCACGCCATGCTGCAGCAGCACCAGCGCCAGCAGCTCCACCACCAAG GCGGAGGATTCGGCATGGGCGGCATGGGCGGCGTGGGCGGCATGGGCGGCATGGGCGGCGCCGCGGGTGCGGGCAGCGCCGCGCAGCAGCAAATGCAACTGCAGCACTCGCGCATGCAACAGCAACTCTTGCAGCAACAGCAGCAACAGAG AGCGTCGAATCAGCAGGCCCCTATGTCACATCTCATTATGCAGCAGAATCAGATGATGAACGTTCAAGGACAG ATGTCGAATATTCACATGAACCAAAGTCAGAGCATGTCAATGCAGAGCGGCGGCATGGCCGGCATGGGCTCACACGGCGCGCACGGTGCGCACAGCTCGCACGGCGCGCACGGCTCGCACGGCTCGCACGGCTCGCACGGCTCGCACGGCTCGCACGGCGGCATGCTGGCGGGCGCGCTGCAGCAGTTCCCGGCGCTGCACGGCTCCGGCTCGTTCTCCGGCGCCACGGCGGACTTCAACCTGGACTTCCTGGACAACATGCCGTCCAGCGACGCCGGCAGCCTCACCGCGCAGGAGCTGCTCAACTCGCTCGACAACTCCCTTTTCAACGACATCCTATAG